The following nucleotide sequence is from Gammaproteobacteria bacterium.
AGGATCAGTTCTTTTCACGCGAGCAGGATCGGTCGGCATGGTGCGAATTTTTTTCTCAACCGATTTAGCTTCTTCGCGCAAAGTAATCGTATTGTTATAAGACTTGGACATTTTTTGCCCATCTAGACCTGGCATCTTAGAAGCCTTCGTTAACAACGATTGTGGCTCAGGAAGTATTATTTTGCCCTCACCTTCTAAATAGCCAAACAACCGCTCCTTGTCACCAATTGAGATGTTTTGCTGAGATTCCAACAAAGCCTGAGCAACCTCAAGCGCTTCTAATTCACCCTGTTCTTGGTAACGTTTGCGATGCTCGCGATATAGCTTGGCATTTTTTTTACCCATTTTACTGATCGCTAACTTAGCTTTTTCTTCAAAATCGGGCTCTTTGCCATATAAAAAATTAAATCTGCGCGCCACTTCACGCGTGAGCTCCACATGTGCAACTTGATCCTCACCCACTGGAACACTACCCGCTTTATAAGCCAAAATATCTGCGCTTTGTAACAATGGATAGCCTAAAAATCCGTAAGTGGCTAAATCTTTTTCTTTTAACTTTTCCTGCTGATCCTTATAGGTAGGCACACGCTCTAACCAACCTAATGGCGTAATCATCGAAAGCAACAAATGCAACTCCGCATGCTCGGGAACATGCGATTGAATAAATAAGGTTGCTGCGCTGGGACTCACTCCCGCCGATAGCCAATCAATTACCATCTCAGTCGAACTTGCTGAAATAATTTGTGTATTGTCATACTCCGTTGTTAATGCATGCCAATCTGCAACAAAGAAAAAACATTCATGTGTATGTTGCAATTCTAACCAGTTATGCAACACCCCATGCAAATGACCAAGATGCAATTTTCCTGTTGGACGCATGCCAGATAACACGCGATTATTCTGAGAAGGATTTGTATTCATGACTAAATATTAACTTGCTTGGCCCAGTAGCTTTTCAAGGTACGGTATATATTCTTGAGGAAGGATTCCTAAAAATGACATTATAAAAAAAAGTATTAATATTGAAGGAGTAAAAACGAGTTTATTTAGCAATCCCATAAACATTAAGCCCAGGAGAATAAACAAACCATACGGCTCAATTTTAGACAACAATGCTGAAATATTATTTGGCACCAATCCTGATAAAACTCTACCACCATCTAAAGGTGGAATAGGAAGTAAATTCAAAACCATTAATACTAAGTTAATAAAAATTCCAGCCATACTCATTAAAACAAAAAATTCAGCATACTTATTTTCACTGCCCGCACTGCTAATAGCAGTAACTAAAATAATCGACCAAAGCATTGTCATTAAGACATTTGCAAATGGACCGGCTGCTGCAACCCAAACCATATCTTTTTTAGGATTACGTAACTGGTTAAAATTCACTGGCACAGGTTTTGCCCAGCCAAACGCATAACCCGTAACTACAATTAAAACGATTGGCACCAAAATAGTTCCTACAGGATCAATGTGCTTAAGAGGATTAAGGCTCAAACGCCCCAAAGACTGAGCCGTTGTATCACCAAACTTTTTTGCTACCCAACCGTGGGCCACTTCATGAAGAGTAATCGCGAAAAGTACAGGTATAGCCCAGATTGTGATCGTTTGAATGGTGTTCATTAGTTGCGCCCATTATACGCAGCGTATTTATGAAGTTGTATGCTCGTAATGACTATATTGCCTAGCTTTTAACCTGTTATTGATCGAAGCCATCAATTATTTAACCAATCGGCATCACCTTTCCCCTGCCTTAATATAGTTGGGCTTGAATCTACAAAATCTATTACCGTTGTCGCCTCAATACCGCAATAACCCCCATCAATAACAAGATCCACATCATGCTCTAGCAACTCACGCATTTCCTGAGGATCAGAAAGCGGCTCGTCACGGTCTGGTAAAATTAGCGTACTGCTCATTAATGGCTGCCCAAGCTCCTCACACAATTTCAACGCAATGGGATGGTCTGGCACTCGCAATCCAATGGTCTTGCGCTTAGGGGTTTGCAAGCGACGGGGCACTTCATGCGTCGCTTTTAATAAAAAGGTATATGGCCCTGGAGTACAGTTTTTCATCAAACGATAGGCACTATTGTCTACCACCGCATAAGTAGATAGCTCGGACAAATCTTTACACACCAAAGTTAGATGATGCTTATCGTCAACCTTGCGAATTTTACGAATTCTTTGCATCGCTTGCTTATCACCTATATGGCAACCCAATGCGTAACAAGAATCTGTGGGATAAGCGATCACTCCACCCTGGTCAATTATTTCTACTGCACGCTGTATCAAGCGCTTTTGAGGTGTGACAGGGTGTATAACAAAGTACTGGCTCATAAGAACTTATTTAACATTATTGCTGATCTTGAGCCACTACTAAGCTAGTTATTGGTTACTTCTGGGCTGCTTTTCATCTATTTATTGCTATACTCCGTTCCGTTATTACGCTAGTTTCTGCAAACATTTACCGCTTTTCAAATAAAACTAGAACCCTAAAATAATCTATTTTCTATGCTATATGCCTTTATCAGCCAGGACGTTGAAAACAGTCTTGAAAAACGCCTATCGGTACGTGACCAACACGTTGCACGATTAAATGAACTAAAAGACCAAGGCCGACTCATAATTGCAGGACCACACCCTGCGATTGATAGCCCCGACCCGGGTGATGCTGGTTTTACGGGCAGCTTAATTGTCGCTGAATTTGAATCACAAACTGCTGCACAAGCTTGGGCTGATAGTGACCCTTACATTGAAGCTGGCGTTTATGAAAAAGTTATCGTAAAACCTTTTAAGCTCGTCTTACCATAATTATTTACAGTTCCATTATTTTTTTACTCTCAAACTATTAAGGAATTTTTCATGTTTAAACAAACATTCGCTGCGATGGCAGCAACACTGTTTTGCTTTGGCCTTTTATTTGGATGCAAAGGTGAAGAAGCACCTAAGATGGCTGCCGTTATTGACGAAAGTGGTGAGTATGCACGCGTTAATGATGTCGTAATCAGCAACAATGATTTTGCCTCATTTGCAAAAGGGAAACGTGAATCACAACCTGAAGCAAATCTCAGCGACA
It contains:
- a CDS encoding threonylcarbamoyl-AMP synthase — encoded protein: MSQYFVIHPVTPQKRLIQRAVEIIDQGGVIAYPTDSCYALGCHIGDKQAMQRIRKIRKVDDKHHLTLVCKDLSELSTYAVVDNSAYRLMKNCTPGPYTFLLKATHEVPRRLQTPKRKTIGLRVPDHPIALKLCEELGQPLMSSTLILPDRDEPLSDPQEMRELLEHDVDLVIDGGYCGIEATTVIDFVDSSPTILRQGKGDADWLNN
- a CDS encoding YciI family protein, which codes for MLYAFISQDVENSLEKRLSVRDQHVARLNELKDQGRLIIAGPHPAIDSPDPGDAGFTGSLIVAEFESQTAAQAWADSDPYIEAGVYEKVIVKPFKLVLP
- a CDS encoding tryptophan--tRNA ligase, whose protein sequence is MNTNPSQNNRVLSGMRPTGKLHLGHLHGVLHNWLELQHTHECFFFVADWHALTTEYDNTQIISASSTEMVIDWLSAGVSPSAATLFIQSHVPEHAELHLLLSMITPLGWLERVPTYKDQQEKLKEKDLATYGFLGYPLLQSADILAYKAGSVPVGEDQVAHVELTREVARRFNFLYGKEPDFEEKAKLAISKMGKKNAKLYREHRKRYQEQGELEALEVAQALLESQQNISIGDKERLFGYLEGEGKIILPEPQSLLTKASKMPGLDGQKMSKSYNNTITLREEAKSVEKKIRTMPTDPARVKRTDPGSPEKCPVWQFHEIYSSEDTRSWVKQGCTTAGIGCIDCKQPVIDAVELELQPIRERANEYLEDEATVQSIIKEGCEEARDVARDTLDDVREAIGLS
- a CDS encoding site-2 protease family protein, which codes for MNTIQTITIWAIPVLFAITLHEVAHGWVAKKFGDTTAQSLGRLSLNPLKHIDPVGTILVPIVLIVVTGYAFGWAKPVPVNFNQLRNPKKDMVWVAAAGPFANVLMTMLWSIILVTAISSAGSENKYAEFFVLMSMAGIFINLVLMVLNLLPIPPLDGGRVLSGLVPNNISALLSKIEPYGLFILLGLMFMGLLNKLVFTPSILILFFIMSFLGILPQEYIPYLEKLLGQAS